actcgtatcgctagacctatcaaaagcttttgatacggtcaaccatggcacgttactgcaagacctggaagggtctacccttcccccatgtcttaaaaggtggaccgcaaattatctgggtggtcggcaggcatcggtgcaatttagaaataaaacatcaaaaccaagaagaattaaacagggggtgccacagggtggtgtcctatccccacttttgtttaatttctacatatctaagctatcttcgccaccagaaggagttactatcgtttcctacaccgatgactgcacaataatggccacaggcctgaactttgcaatagaataaacggctacctccctgatctccagttttttcgccttgcgaaacctcgcattatcaccgactaaatccttcgcgaccttatttacaacatggacgtcccaaatgtcgaccattttgaaaatccacgtcgatggcactacgctaccgactgtcctacaccccaaactcttgggtgtgacgtttgatcaggatctacattttggtgagaacgcagccgcaattgttccaaaaatcctgagccgtaataaaatcctcaaatcccttgctggcagtacttggggaaaagacaaagaaacgccaattaccacatacaaagcaattggccagccgtttgcgtgctacgcgtcccctatatggtcgccaagccgaaaaaccacccactggaaaaagctacaggcctgccaaaatactgcgctaagaaccgccacgggctgtcttcttatgtcccaagaacaccatctacataatgaggcgaaaatactccccatcagggagagaaatgagatgctaaccaaacagtttctgttgaatacccagaaacctgggcatcccaacagacatctgattgatggtccaacaccgcctagggacttaaggagtcatctccgtaagcattttgaggaaatacggcacctgagaactcagccgtacgaagccaaaaaacacaagcaggtccttgttgaactccacaaacaggcttcgaacctttatgccgggaattgcccggtgaatccagtaattagggaacagtacccaaaacttgcggaagaggaacgcatactccccagggaaacgcgagtcactctggctcaacttcgttctggatactgtaacaggttaaactcttacatatccagaatcaaccccgacatacaaaatgtatgcctcgcttgcaatgtgtccccacatgacaccacccatctctttaattgtaatgtggaaccaacgcctctaacactcctttcatcatggtccacccctgtcgaaacagcatgtttccttggactcaTAATTCCATCatgcttggactcccgttagaggatattgatgacaatttatgatcggtcgcagctattaggtggggcgaaacattgctacaacaacaacaacaacgagttcaaaattgcttcgttctgcgcatctacgtcacacttgactgcttgggcgaatgaaagaaagagacaaaaaacaagagctaaaggaaaatgacttGGCCCCGGAGCGATCTGAACCCGggagtgggatccatagtatttttacgcagaaaacctttctgcattggcggcctttggccacACTAAAAACAAATTACCCTAGGTGGGTCGAAcatcggtttggagaccaaatctatatcctcgcaaaacacttttaccgatagtttttcttgtgggtacacaaaataatcaaaattacaacaaccacataaatatctccgaaaagaaataaaatttccaattaccgctttcggattcgtgatcctgggtccaaagcgcgtcttttggcACCTCTCCAGATATTTTTTTACGAGTTTTGGCAGTTGTGAGCAAAACTAAAGAATTAccggaaaattattaaaaacaagcGAGCAAATTTgtgtttcgataggtttttttaacatttggccgttttttctttattttttctgacaaatgaaaatttcgtgcataaaaacacaactaaaatcaacttccttgagaaaaaagtgaaccatcagaGACCGAAATCATTTTCCCGTCTTATTTGCATTGTTTATTGTTATAGATGTTAATAAAAAATacgatttaaaacaaaaacaaaaacatgtcaaactcactaattttgagGGGAATAGTGGGCTTGTTTTCTCatggtagaaattgtttttgtattttgaagttccgacaaagtttcgtcagtttttcttgtttggaatccaagacaaaattaaaaaaatgtcattttTTTCGCCATTGGGCAAAGTTggttatattattatattatttacgaaaaattaaaaaaataactgtcttaaatatttgtttgtgtgAAAATCGGAATATGGCATAATTTTTCACAAAACAATGCATGTGGCAGCATTGTGGTGTCAATTTGACATTTGTACGAAAAACGCATTGTAATTCTTTCTGGTATACTGCAAAAATCGTCTGCCACCAAGTTAAGCTTTTTAATTACTACAATTAGTAAGGTGAAGTTATAAATCATAGTATCGAAAATGGTTGCTACAAAGAAGGAAGAAAAGTCGCCCACCGAGGTAAAGAAAGACCAAACCAAAGAGTCACCGGAAAAGGCAGCGGCTAAAGATGCAAAGGATGAAGGTAAAGAGCAAGAGTTGTCTGATGAAGATCAGCAACTACAAGATGAACTGGAAATGTTGGTAAATCGTCTTCAAGAGCCTGATAAGGCATTATACTTACCAGCACTTGAAATGTTGGCAAAGTTGATACGTGCCTCAACTACCTCTATGACTTCTGTGCCAAAACCTTTGAAGTTCATGCGTCCTCATTATGATACCATGAAGACTTTGTATAAGCAAATGCCCGATCAACAAACGCGCCAACTATGTGCCGATATTATATCGGTGCTCTCCATGACAATGGGTACTGGCAAGGATTGCTTGGCATATCGTTTTCTTTGTGATCGTTCGCAAAAAATTGGTGAATGGGGACATGAATATGTGCGTCATTTGTCTGGTGAAATAGCAGCACATTATCTCGATACATCGGGAGAATTTCAAGCACAACTCATTGAATTGGTCAAACAGATTATACCTTATAATATGGAACATAATGCCGAAGCAGATGCTTGCGATCTATTGATTGAGATTGATCATTTACATTTGTTGCACGAATATGTAGATGAATCAGCATATCCACGTGTATGTTTGTACTTACAATCCTGCTACCCCTATGTACCAGAACCCGATAATACTATTATTTTAGAAACGGCTTTACAATTGGCACGGAAATTTAATCAGCATACACAAGCTTTGCGTTTAGCGCTTATGTTAAATGATATGGATAAGATAACAGAAATATTCAAAGAGCCAAAAGAGTCTGCTATGCAAAAACAATTGGCTTTCATGTTAGCACGCCAGCAAGTATGTCTGGAATTAGATGAGTCTATGCCGGATTTTGATGATCTAATGGAGATTATGTCAAACGCAAATTTGAATAAACATTTCTTGAATTTGGCACGTGAATTGGATATTATGGAAGCCAAAACACCAGAGGATATATACAAATCACATTTGGATAATGCGCGAACTCGTTTTGCATCTATAcaagtatgtttttttttttcacgtttTAGGACTATATCAGTCAGTGACTGAGGGGAAAAGTGCATTACTCagaatttacatatataaaaaacgtAATATTCCAGGaagcagttaaaaaaaaattaagatgtATATTGCAACAAGTTTCCGTGTTACAACACCGAAAGCGGCTTATTTCTaatcttttacttttttttaatttgctgaagaACGCTGTGTCTTAAGAATAATTTCGAAAGTGATATAAAATCTTTATTGAACTTTAACACTATGCAAATACTGGGGTGGAGATTTACTGTGAAAAACGCGGTTTCGGAAAATCTGTTAATTAGggcttttaaaatttaaattaattaagctAACAATATTCATGTTTCGagaaaaatcacaaaaatttagaAGAAACCGAAAAAATTCCGATTGAAAAATTCTACGATAATCACTCTAGCTATCCCATCGAAGAATCGGTTTTCCTGGGCCTGGAATATAGGATGTTCCTTTGCCGAATCCTGATTTTCTTGTGGCAGTGCTTcttcccatccaataggtgcaatcACTCAGAAAATTAATCGCGATATTTTGATAAATGGCTCATCAGATAGCTGATAAAGGGTATTTTAGCACCAATTTCAGAGAAAGCGTATGCTCTTCCCCTCAGCATTCAAtgtaagatttttaaaatttataacactATTTTCTTCTTTCTTAAGGTTGATTCGGCAAAACAAAATTTGGCCGCTAGCTTCGTTAATGGCTTTGTAAATGCAGGTTTTGGTGTGGACAAATTACTCTCAGAAGATGGCAATAAATGGTTGTATAAGAATAAAGAGCATGGTATGCTATCAGCTACAGCTTCACTTGGGCTCATTCTATTGTGGGACGTTGATGGTGGTTTAACTATGATAGATAAATATCTATATTCTACCGACGATTATATAAAGTCCGGCGCTTTACTTGCTTGTGGTATAGTAAATTGTGGCATACGGAATGAGGTTGATCCTGCACATGCTTTACTTTCCGATTATATTGATAATCAAAATACATCGATGCGTATCGGTGCCATACTTGGTCTAGGTATTGCTTATGCTGGGTCCAATCGCACAATTGTTATAGACACATTAAAAACTGTATTTGCTACAAATGGTAAAAATGTGGCCAATGTAGAAGTCATGGGCATAACAGCTTTATCATTGGGTTTAATATCTGTTGGTTCGTGTAATGCAGAAATAACCGAAATTTTATTACAAACTATAATGGGTCTGTCAAAGTCTGATCTAAAGGACACTTACACGCGTTTCTTGTGGTTAGGATTGGGCCTATTGTATTTAGGACGACAAAAGTCCACTGAAGCTGTTTTGTTAACTTTGGAAGTATTGGATGAACCATATCGTTCAATGGCTACAACCATGGTAGATATATGCGCATATGCGGGCACAGGTAATGTCTTAAAAATACAACAATTATTGCATATCTGCTCCGACCACTACGAATCATCGAATGGTGACGGTGCTGACGAAAAGGGCAAAAAGGATAAGAACAAAGAAAAGGTAATTTAACTCGGTGACAATTATTTGTTAATGTATGATGCTCATTTGCAAAAATTACTCTTATGCAGGATAAGGGGGCAGagaaagaaaaagagaaagagaaagaaaaggaaaaagagaAAGATCTTTCTGCCACAC
The Eurosta solidaginis isolate ZX-2024a chromosome 5, ASM4086904v1, whole genome shotgun sequence DNA segment above includes these coding regions:
- the Rpn1 gene encoding 26S proteasome non-ATPase regulatory subunit 2 — encoded protein: MVATKKEEKSPTEVKKDQTKESPEKAAAKDAKDEGKEQELSDEDQQLQDELEMLVNRLQEPDKALYLPALEMLAKLIRASTTSMTSVPKPLKFMRPHYDTMKTLYKQMPDQQTRQLCADIISVLSMTMGTGKDCLAYRFLCDRSQKIGEWGHEYVRHLSGEIAAHYLDTSGEFQAQLIELVKQIIPYNMEHNAEADACDLLIEIDHLHLLHEYVDESAYPRVCLYLQSCYPYVPEPDNTIILETALQLARKFNQHTQALRLALMLNDMDKITEIFKEPKESAMQKQLAFMLARQQVCLELDESMPDFDDLMEIMSNANLNKHFLNLARELDIMEAKTPEDIYKSHLDNARTRFASIQVDSAKQNLAASFVNGFVNAGFGVDKLLSEDGNKWLYKNKEHGMLSATASLGLILLWDVDGGLTMIDKYLYSTDDYIKSGALLACGIVNCGIRNEVDPAHALLSDYIDNQNTSMRIGAILGLGIAYAGSNRTIVIDTLKTVFATNGKNVANVEVMGITALSLGLISVGSCNAEITEILLQTIMGLSKSDLKDTYTRFLWLGLGLLYLGRQKSTEAVLLTLEVLDEPYRSMATTMVDICAYAGTGNVLKIQQLLHICSDHYESSNGDGADEKGKKDKNKEKDKGAEKEKEKEKEKEKEKDLSATQAIAVLGIALIAMGEDIGAEMAFRSFGNLLRYCEPCIRRAVPLALGLISASNPKLNILDTLSKFSHDSDAEVAHNAIFAMGLIGAGTNNARLASMLRQLAQYHSKDPSNLFMVRIAQSLTHLGKGTLTLSPYHSDRQLMNPMAVAGLMATLVSLLDVKTLILGRSHYLLYSLVPAMQARMLITFDEELNQLQVPVRVGVAIDVVGQAGKPKTITGFQTHTTPVLLAMGERAELATDEYISLTPVMEGFVILKKNPNFVK